From Penicillium digitatum chromosome 5, complete sequence, one genomic window encodes:
- a CDS encoding Vacuolar ATP synthase subunit H, putative: MSLEPPTYLSSLQNNIRARPIPWEGAVRAGNITDDHLKKIKAVDKVRKDQRRQTIEGDLAGYTDLLAGGAQGKSVLDSASRRTDIVQYILVLASDLIQDVPSLANSLVSHPEPYKPFLPFLQHSTNAEDPIPLLTSTFLTALVSHSLVASPKPARRDNEALPQLYTYLSTLTKNQDSGLQDIGVQGFSELLRTSRAREIFWAQRQETLVPLIDTLRAAAGAKDNISNASTLGGSTRNVEPGLAGGVGLQLLYRVLLVLWQLAFEGALIGEELQENYEIIQLYIHLLRLSPKEKTTRLLVATLYSLCSSNRTTLLPIAVFLRLPALLTNLASRHLTDPDLLEDLSALSSMLDEYTKTQTTFDEYAAEVQTGHLRWSPPHKNPTFWKDNARRIVEEANGALPKKLAEILSKSWDNDKQVLAIACSDVGHLVKEVPERRGQLERLGLKTRVMELMVDQDESVRWESLHAVGEWLRYTFEG; the protein is encoded by the exons ATGTCATTGGAGCCACCCACCTATCTCAGCTCCCTCCAGAATAACATTCGAGCTCGGCCAATTCCATGGGAGGGTGCCGTACGGGCGGGCAACATCACCGATGACcacttgaagaagatcaaggcGGTGGATAAGGTGCGCAAGGATCAACGCCGCCAGACGATAGAAGGAGACCTTGCTGGATACACAGATCTGTTGGCTGGCGGCGCACAGGGAAAGAGTGTCCTGGACTCGGCCTCTCGAAGGACCGATATCGTGCAGTATATACTGGTGCTGGCTTCGGACTTGATTCAAG ATGTGCCTTCTCTGGCCAACTCGCTGGTCTCCCACCCAGAACCGTACAAACCTTTCCTACCGTTCCTGCAGCACTCGACAAACGCCGAAGACCCCATTCCTCTGCTCACGTCCACCTTCCTCACGGCACTTGTTTCGCACAGTCTAGTTGCTTCACCCAAACCTGCACGGCGTGACAACGAGGCTCTCCCACAGCTCTACACCTATCTCTCCACCTTGACCAAGAACCAGGACAGTGGGCTCCAGGACATCGGTGTCCAAGGATTCTCAGAGCTGCTGAGAACAAGCCGAGCTCGGGAGATATTTTGGGCGCAGCGTCAAGAGACCTTGGTCCCTTTGATCGACACCCTTCGAGCTGCGGCGGGAGCTAAAGACAACATCAGTAACGCAAGCACCCTGGGAGGCAGCACTCGCAACGTCGAACCTGGTCTCGCCGGTGGTGTTGGTCTCCAGCTTCTATACCGGGTGCTCCTTGTTTTGTGGCAGCTTGCGTTTGAGGGCGCTCTCATTGGCGAGGAACTTCAAGA GAACTATGAAATAATCCAACTCTACATCCACCTTTTGCGTCTTTCACCCAAAGAGAAGACCACTCGCTTGCTTGTCGCAACTCTGTACAGTCTTTGCTCCAGCAACCGGACGACTTTGCTACCAATCGCCGTGTTCCTCAGGCTTCCCGCCCTTCTGACCAACTTGGCTAGCCGTCACCTGACCGACCCCGACCTGCTCGAGGATCTCAGCGCGTTGTCTTCAATGTTGGATGAGTACACCAAGACACAAACCACGTTTGACGAATATGCCGCCGAAGTTCAGACGGGCCACCTGCGTTGGTCGCCCCCGCACAAAAACCCGACCTTCTGGAAAGATAACGCTCGCCGAATCGTTGAGGAAGCGAACGGCGCTTTGCCCAAGAAACTAGCCGAGATTTTGTCCAAGAGTTGGGATAACGACAAGCAGGTACTAGCTATTGCTTGCAGCGATGTAGGGCATTTAGTGAAGGAGGTTCCCGAACGCCGTGGGCAGTTAGAGCGACTAGGACTCAAGACGCGGGTGATGGAACTGATGGTTGATCAAGATGAATCAGTGCGATGGGAGAGCTTGCACGCCGTCGGTGAATGGCTTCGATATACTTTTGAGGGCTGA
- a CDS encoding Fungal transcriptional regulatory protein, N-terminal, with protein MSRSFTGCKRCKARRQKCDEQRPNCGRCRTAGEQCQYSMQLQWGGRAFSRSRFGACVGTGGMQRLEYSPGEFIYTTKTAVQSASARVRSDLTLSQPVDPFSFLSSSQKALLHHFIKDASQITACHSGMQQDICRMLIPMALQTPSLLYATMALSAIHIQALHNQSESVKSAPEIARLMALSLEHFRTELQNPSSKDPEALVATARTLCLAEIHSGAINPNSWRAHIDGARALMRASDAAGEDSLRSTSSFRRYLDRWYWSIVSLTALTGNGPPIGDLSDFAFSDLMGLGGSPDYLDDYWGFSVDLAAVFRQIGAAAWRSHEVEENLQGFVAIKIDSIVADDAESLEFAVRLLMNRDSSSQPSFYPRAAEGLSAESAQQLLLCNQAFQHSALIQIHRRLRKTPTTSPEVQQSVQRILECTAQIGPSSGLSPWVMLTTPIFIAGCEARGQDRDTVRQLLSSLHDTIRVPNVLQSLRFLEQYWSNQLSDEDWCHFLERMQFDFIPY; from the exons ATGTCGAGGTCCTTCACAGGTTGCAAGAGATGTAAGGCCCGCCGGCAAAAATGTGACGAGCAGAGGCCGAACTGCGGTCGCTGCCGGACTGCAGGTGAGCAATGCCAATATTCAATGCAGTTACAGTGGGGTGGACGGGCGTTCTCGCGCTCTCGGTTTGGTGCTTGCGTCGGGACAGGAGGCATGCAGAGACTTG AATATTCACCCGGAGAATTCATCTACACCACCAAGACGGCGGTGCAGTCAGCCAGCGCCAGAGTCAGATCAGATCTCACTCTGTCGCAACCCGTCGATcctttttcatttttgtcGTCCAGCCAAAAGGCCTTATTACACCATTTTATAAAAGATGCCTCTCAAATCACTGCGTGCCATTCAGGCATGCAGCAGGACATATGTCGCATGCTGATCCCAATGGCTCTTCAGACACCCTCCTTACTCTACGCTACCATGGCCCTATCGGCAATCCATATCCAAGCACTACACAACCAGTCGGAGAGCGTAAAATCTGCACCGGAGATTGCCCGGCTCATGGCTCTCAGTCTTGAACATTTCCGAACGGAGCTGCAGAATCCCTCATCCAAAGACCCGGAGGCGTTGGTAGCGACGGCTCGGACGCTCTGTCTAGCTGAAATACATTCCGGGGCGATCAACCCGAACTCGTGGAGAGCACATATTGACGGGGCACGGGCATTGATGAGGGCATCGGACGCCGCTGGTGAAGATTCTCTGCGGTCTACCAGCAGTTTCCGACGGTATTTAGATCGTTGGTATTGGTCAATCGTCTCTCTTACGGCACTAACGGGCAATGGTCCACCCATTGGAGATCTTTCAGACTTCGCCTTCTCTGACTTGATGGGTTTAGGCGGGTCTCCTGATTATCTAGATGACTATTGGGGGTTCAGTGTGGACCTTGCAGCTGTCTTTAGGCAGATCGGCGCTGCTGCCTGGCGAAGCCATGAAGTCGAGGAGAATTTGCAGGGCTTTGTTGCAATAAAAATTGACAGCATTGTTGCGGATGATGCCGAATCATTGGAGTTCGCAGTTCGACTGCTCATGAATCGTGACTCGAGCTCGCAGCCCTCCTTTTACCCCAGGGCCGCAGAAGGGTTATCTGCGGAGAGTGCGCAGCAGCTCCTACTGTGTAATCAGGCGTTCCAACACAGTGCGCTTATTCAGATCCACCGACGACTTCGGAAAACACCAACTACGTCGCCAGAAGTGCAACAGTCGGTCCAGCGTATCCTGGAGTGCACCGCACAGATTGGACCATCTTCAGGTCTCTCGCCCTGGGTGATGTTAACAACACCAATCTTTATTGCGGGCTGCGAGGCGCGCGGTCAAGATCGAGATACAGTTAGGCAACTGCTGTCATCTTTGCATGACACCATTCGCGTTCCGAACGTTCTTCAGTCTTTGAGATTCCTTGAGCAGTACTGGTCCAACCAGCTGAGTGACGAAGACTGGTGCCACTTTCTCG AACGAATGCAGTTTGATTTTATCCCTTACTAG
- a CDS encoding Histidine acid phosphatase, putative, with translation MRNLVLLSVAASVLGQTPGDTFYPPTLNDTSYISNSSIGTYGGIYEAPTQGPTEGIPYGTYDYCSMPHPRSEEYELPEALTNGSTKGKLVYLEYLQRHQRRTPYNILPGGENQAYHCDDVRPYLYAGPNSASGIQPMPMYAQTYQDPTNPFMAVVNGTCQYPQITIGGVQDGYQHGKDLWDVYGKRLGLIPEKPNSRVWFRSSGSALTQASAGAVLRGVWPHYKGALPLHQMTSSVDTVNEGYSCPAVSSTLLSLQSTTQWKEHLAVTEQLRSKLGAMLGATESSWQSTFDHFSDNFQGRLCNGYDLPCSLSNSSACVTMKMAEEVFRAGDWEWNYYWRTNPDVVKYIQVVEGLFIGEIVSRLQAVLDGKSFLDYSHFFIHDGDIGPILGSLGIKTLRWPAMASNIAFEVWETKDWTDENSFYVRVLYSGHPIRSIHGLLDWVPLSKLIDIMSPYVPVDINTLCG, from the exons ATGCGCAACCTTGTCTTGCTTTCCGTGGCGGCCTCAGTACTGGGTCAAACCCCGGGGGACACCTTCTATCCCCCAACACTGAATGATACATCATACATCAGCAACAGCTCGATTGGCACATATGGTGGTATCTATGAAGCTCCAACCCAAGGTCCGACCGAGGGCATTCCCTACGGCACCTACGACTACTGTTCCATGCCGCATCCTCGCTCAGAGGAGTACGAGCTGCCCGAGGCTCTGACCAACGGCTCAACTAAGGGAAAGCTTGTGTACCTGGAGTATCTACAGCGCCACCAGCGTCGAACTCCGTACAACATTCTTCCAGGTGGGGAG AACCAAGCATATCACTGCGATGATGTGCGTCCATATCTCTACGCAGGCCCCAACAGCGCAAGCGGCATCCAGCCCATGCCTATGTATGCGCAGACATATCAGGACCCCACCAATCCCTTCATGGCCGTCGTGAACGGTACCTGTCAGTACCCCCAGATCACCATCGGAGGAGTACAGGATGGATACCAACACGGCAAGGACCTGTGGGACGTCTACGGCAAAAGGCTTGGCTTGATTCCTGAGAAGCCAAACAGCCGCGTCTGGTTCCGCTCCAGTGGGTCCGCTCTCACCCAGGCCTCGGCTGGTGCGGTCCTGCGTGGCGTATGGCCTCACTACAAGGGAGCTCTTCCCCTACACCAGATGACTTCTTCTGTCGATACTGTCAATGAGGGGTACTCTTGCCCTGCTGTCAGTTCTACGCTATTGAGTCTACAGTCTACCACGCAATGGAAAGAGCATCTAGCAGTCACCGAGCAGTTGCGCTCGAAGCTGGGCGCTATGTTAGGCGCTACAGAGAGTTCGTGGCAGAGTACCTTTGACCACTTTTCGGATAACTTCCAGGGTCGCCTTTGCAACGGCTATGATCTGCCCTGCAGTTTGTCAAACTCCTCGGCCTGTGTCACGATGAAGATGGCTGAGGAGGTCTTCCGTGCCGGTGATTGGGAGTGGAATTACTACTGGCGCACGAACCCGGATGTAGTCAAGTATATCCAGGTTGTTGAGGGCTTGTTTATTGGTGAGATTGTTTCTCGTCTGCAAGCTGTCCTGGACGGGAAGTCTTTCCTTGATTACAGCCACTTCTTTATCCATGATGGGGATATCGGTCCTATCCTAGGTTCTTTGGGAATCAAGACGCTTCGATGGCCCGCCATGGCATCCAACATTGCTTTCGAAGTTTG GGAGACGAAAGATTGGACGGATGAGAACTCCTTCTACGTCCGTGTTTTGTATAGTGGCCATCCTATACGAAGTATCCATGGTCTTCTTGACTGGGTTCCTCTCTCGAAGCTGATTGATATCATGAGTCCCTACGTCCCTGTGGATATAAACACTCTCTGTGGATAG